A single Pseudomonas brassicacearum DNA region contains:
- a CDS encoding IS1182 family transposase, translating to MKRFIQGEHRDQTTLLPESLDDYVSDTNPVRVVDVFVDELDLITLGFESAVPAKTGRPAYHPAVMLKIYIYGYLNRIQSSRRLECEAQRNVELMWLTGRLMPDFKTIANFRKDNSKAIRGVCRQFVVLCQQLGLFSEHFVAIDGSKFKAVNHRDRNFTSAKLKRRMEEIESSIARYLKALDEADRQEPKSSGPKGGLEEKIAKLKEQMKALQAIEIQLEASPDKQISLTDPDARSMMMTSGHGIVGYNVQTAVDTKHHLIVAHEVTNVGHDRDQLSSMAQQAREAMQIESLSVVADRGYYKSREILACHEAGITAYVPKTLSSRAKFDGRFGNDEFIYDADKNVYVCPAKQVLIWRNSYVDKGKKLDVYWHSNCQACSIKAQCTPARERKIRRWEHEAVLEEMQVRLNNEPQMMSIRKRTVEHPFGTLKQWMGATHFLTRRLAGVSTEMSLNVLAYNWKRVMKILGAQGLMKALAA from the coding sequence ATGAAACGCTTCATCCAAGGTGAACATCGAGATCAAACTACCTTGCTCCCCGAGAGCTTGGACGACTACGTCAGCGATACCAATCCGGTGCGCGTTGTCGATGTCTTCGTGGATGAACTCGACCTGATCACCTTGGGTTTTGAAAGCGCTGTCCCCGCTAAAACGGGCCGACCGGCTTATCACCCTGCAGTCATGCTGAAAATCTACATCTACGGCTATCTCAACCGTATCCAGTCAAGCCGGCGTCTTGAGTGCGAGGCGCAGCGCAACGTCGAGTTGATGTGGCTGACCGGTCGCCTGATGCCGGATTTCAAGACCATCGCCAACTTCCGCAAAGACAACTCAAAGGCCATTCGAGGAGTCTGTCGGCAGTTCGTCGTGCTGTGTCAACAACTGGGGCTTTTCTCGGAACATTTCGTTGCCATCGATGGCAGTAAATTCAAGGCGGTGAACCACCGCGACCGCAACTTCACCAGCGCCAAGCTGAAGCGCCGGATGGAAGAGATCGAATCAAGCATTGCCCGTTATCTGAAGGCGCTGGATGAGGCTGATCGGCAAGAGCCCAAGTCTTCAGGGCCCAAAGGCGGCCTGGAAGAGAAGATCGCCAAATTGAAGGAGCAGATGAAGGCGCTCCAGGCGATTGAAATACAGCTTGAAGCATCGCCGGACAAACAGATCTCGCTGACCGACCCGGACGCGCGCTCGATGATGATGACGAGCGGTCATGGCATCGTGGGCTACAACGTGCAGACAGCAGTCGATACCAAACACCATTTGATTGTCGCGCACGAGGTGACCAATGTCGGTCACGACCGTGATCAGCTTAGCTCGATGGCCCAGCAGGCCCGTGAGGCGATGCAAATCGAATCGTTGTCGGTGGTAGCGGACCGAGGGTATTACAAAAGCAGAGAAATCCTGGCCTGTCACGAGGCAGGGATCACCGCTTATGTGCCGAAAACGCTGAGTTCGCGGGCCAAATTTGATGGCCGTTTCGGTAATGACGAGTTTATTTACGACGCGGACAAAAATGTGTATGTCTGCCCCGCCAAGCAAGTGCTGATCTGGCGCAACTCTTATGTCGACAAGGGCAAGAAGCTGGACGTTTACTGGCACTCCAACTGCCAGGCCTGTTCGATAAAGGCGCAATGCACGCCGGCCAGAGAGCGAAAGATTCGGCGCTGGGAACATGAGGCGGTACTGGAGGAAATGCAGGTCCGCCTGAACAATGAGCCGCAGATGATGAGCATCCGCAAGCGAACGGTCGAACACCCCTTCGGGACGCTGAAGCAATGGATGGGGGCGACGCATTTTCTGACGCGGCGGCTGGCTGGGGTAAGCACCGAAATGAGCTTGAATGTGCTCGCTTACAATTGGAAAAGGGTGATGAAAATCCTTGGTGCGCAGGGTCTGATGAAAGCGCTGGCGGCCTGA
- a CDS encoding TonB-dependent siderophore receptor, with the protein MSSIHELKPLFKALVMSRGLRSRRVLAGLGLVCVLPLSAQVMAEDVSINIPAQPLPQALQAFGQQTNQQVIYNAADMADLKSTRVSGKMSPQAAIAELLKGTGVRYSVEGNTLMLVRGSAGEGLELGATTISAEAVDATTEGSNSYTSNAVTIGKGTHTLKEIPQSITVMTRKQMDDQNLVNLKDAVNQTTGIVGLQGVGQGMILSSRGFQIDDWQYDGVPIPRNTYSLGNWATQDLIFFDRLEIMRGASGLLQGTGSPGGAVNLVRKRGQNAPTVTLTGKAGSWDHYGLQLDAGGPLNQAGNIRGRIVVDEDQSNSFVDHAWSKTHSLYGALDVDLNEDTTLGFAVSQSNGESRGNIRGLPRYADGSMPDVSRSTYTGARWNRSEIDVTTYYTDLEHRFNDDWAFKVGAVYMTEDNQAKNQRVQRGGGLLADGSGVQYADFATDFQSTKAGLDMNLTGKFEALSMEQEVMLGGNFSQLETDDRYARTFNNTSDSIFDLNNDRPDISYDSLIAAGGQGTLSKYDIRQKGVYGTWRVKPVDDLTLVLGSRVSWYDYSYKSKTETAANGIVTNTPSTGTETGVVTPYGGIIYDLSREWAVYASYTDVFQPQTNLDSSGSVLKPIVGTNYETGLKGELMDGRVNTSLAVFRYDHENRAVSIAGCTGLNCSSAAGKVRSQGIDAEISGEVIDNLQLFAGYTYNTTKYLEDTDSNEGKIFSTWTPKHMLRVWGNYQLTGDWSRVSTGLGFTTQSHTMVYDYDREIPGYTVWNARVGYQLTPEIALAVNANNLFDKTYITSAYNQLNGNNNFGDPRNLMFSVTYKPQF; encoded by the coding sequence ATGTCATCCATTCATGAGTTGAAACCTCTGTTCAAGGCACTTGTCATGTCCCGCGGCCTGCGTTCGCGGCGGGTGTTGGCCGGTCTGGGGTTGGTCTGCGTACTGCCCCTCAGCGCTCAGGTGATGGCTGAAGACGTCAGCATCAACATTCCTGCGCAACCACTGCCCCAGGCACTGCAAGCGTTTGGTCAGCAGACCAACCAGCAAGTGATCTACAACGCCGCTGACATGGCCGACCTGAAGAGCACCCGCGTCAGCGGCAAGATGAGCCCGCAGGCGGCTATTGCCGAGTTGCTCAAGGGCACGGGGGTGCGGTACAGCGTTGAGGGTAATACCTTGATGCTGGTGCGCGGTTCTGCCGGTGAAGGCCTCGAACTGGGCGCGACCACCATCAGTGCAGAGGCGGTGGACGCGACCACCGAAGGCAGCAATTCATACACCAGTAACGCCGTCACCATTGGCAAGGGCACCCACACCCTCAAGGAAATTCCCCAGTCGATCACCGTGATGACGCGCAAGCAAATGGATGACCAGAACCTGGTCAACCTCAAGGACGCCGTCAACCAGACCACTGGCATCGTCGGCCTGCAAGGCGTCGGCCAAGGCATGATCCTGTCGTCCCGCGGTTTCCAGATCGACGATTGGCAGTACGACGGTGTGCCGATTCCGCGTAACACCTATTCGCTGGGTAACTGGGCTACCCAGGACCTGATCTTCTTCGACCGCCTGGAAATCATGCGCGGCGCCTCCGGCCTGCTGCAAGGCACTGGCAGCCCCGGTGGTGCCGTCAACCTGGTGCGCAAGCGTGGCCAGAACGCACCCACCGTGACCTTGACCGGCAAGGCCGGCTCCTGGGATCACTACGGCCTGCAATTGGACGCCGGCGGCCCGCTGAACCAGGCCGGCAACATTCGCGGCCGCATCGTCGTCGACGAAGACCAGAGCAACTCGTTCGTCGACCATGCGTGGAGCAAGACCCATTCGCTGTACGGCGCGCTGGACGTCGACCTGAACGAAGACACCACCCTGGGCTTCGCGGTCAGCCAATCCAACGGCGAATCGCGCGGCAACATCCGTGGCTTGCCACGCTACGCTGACGGTTCGATGCCGGACGTGTCGCGTTCGACCTATACGGGCGCGCGCTGGAACCGGTCAGAAATCGATGTCACCACCTATTACACCGATCTGGAGCATCGCTTCAACGATGACTGGGCCTTCAAGGTCGGTGCCGTGTACATGACCGAAGACAACCAGGCGAAAAACCAGCGAGTCCAAAGGGGTGGTGGTCTCTTGGCGGATGGCAGTGGCGTGCAATATGCCGACTTCGCGACCGATTTCCAGTCCACGAAGGCCGGTCTGGACATGAACCTGACCGGCAAGTTCGAGGCCTTGTCGATGGAGCAGGAAGTCATGCTGGGCGGCAACTTCTCTCAGTTGGAGACGGATGATCGCTACGCCCGTACCTTCAACAACACAAGCGACTCCATCTTCGATCTGAACAATGACCGTCCGGACATCAGCTACGACAGTCTGATCGCCGCGGGCGGTCAGGGCACCCTTAGTAAGTACGATATCCGCCAGAAAGGTGTGTACGGCACCTGGCGTGTCAAGCCGGTCGACGACCTGACGTTGGTGCTGGGTTCCCGGGTCAGTTGGTATGACTACAGCTACAAGTCGAAAACCGAAACCGCGGCCAACGGTATTGTCACCAACACGCCAAGCACCGGAACTGAAACCGGAGTGGTCACGCCCTACGGCGGTATCATCTATGACCTGAGCCGTGAATGGGCCGTGTATGCCAGTTATACCGATGTGTTCCAGCCGCAGACCAATCTTGATTCCAGCGGTTCGGTGCTCAAGCCAATAGTCGGTACCAACTACGAAACCGGCCTCAAGGGCGAGTTGATGGATGGTCGGGTCAATACCTCTCTGGCCGTCTTCCGCTATGACCACGAGAACCGTGCCGTCTCCATCGCCGGCTGTACTGGACTGAACTGCTCCTCTGCCGCGGGGAAAGTGCGCAGTCAGGGTATCGATGCTGAGATCAGTGGTGAAGTGATAGACAACTTGCAGCTGTTCGCGGGCTACACTTACAACACTACCAAGTACTTGGAGGACACTGACAGCAATGAAGGCAAAATCTTCAGCACCTGGACGCCGAAACACATGCTGCGGGTGTGGGGCAACTACCAGCTCACTGGCGACTGGAGCCGTGTCAGCACCGGCTTGGGCTTCACCACCCAAAGCCACACGATGGTTTACGACTATGATCGTGAAATCCCGGGTTACACCGTATGGAACGCCCGTGTCGGCTATCAGTTGACGCCGGAAATCGCTTTGGCGGTCAATGCCAACAACCTGTTTGACAAGACGTACATAACGTCCGCTTACAACCAGCTCAATGGCAACAACAACTTTGGTGATCCGCGCAATCTGATGTTCAGCGTGACTTACAAACCGCAGTTCTGA